A genomic region of Oncorhynchus nerka isolate Pitt River unplaced genomic scaffold, Oner_Uvic_2.0 unplaced_scaffold_3___fragment_2___debris, whole genome shotgun sequence contains the following coding sequences:
- the LOC115135929 gene encoding flotillin-2a-like isoform X2: MGNCHTVGPNEALVVSGGCCGSDEKTYVVGGWSWAWWLISDIQKITLEIMTLQPKCEDVETAEGVAITVTGVAQVKVMVDNELLGYACEQFLGKSVMEIKSVILQTLEGHLRSILGTLTVEQIYQDRDRFAALVREVAAPDVGRMGIEILSFTIKDVYDKVEYLSSLGKSQTAAVQRDADIGVAEAERDAGIREAECKKEMMDIKFQADTKMADSKRGLEMQKAAFNQEVNTKKAEAQLAYELQAAKEQQKIRLEEIEIEVVQRKKQITIEEKEIDRTEKELIATVKRPAESEAYKMQQLAEGQKMKKVLTAQAEAEKIRRIGEAEAGSIEAIGKAEAEKMRLKAEAYQHYGEAAKTALVLEALPKIAGKVAAPLAQTNEIVILSGDGSRVTGEVNRLLAELPVSVNALTGVDLMKIPFLQKMTNPQA; this comes from the exons GTGGTTGCTGTGGCTCCGATGAGAAGACCTACGTGGTGGGAGGCTGGTCCTGGGCCTGGTGGCTCATCTCAGACATCCAGAA GATAACCCTTGAGATTATGACCCTGCAGCCCAAGTGTGAGGATGTAGAAACAGCGGAGGGTGTAGCTATTACTGTCACTGGGGTGGCACAG GTGAAGGTGATGGTAGACAATGAGCTGCTGGGCTATGCCTGTGAACAGTTCCTGGGGAAATCTGTGATGGAGATAAAGAGTGTCATTCTGCAGACCCTGGAGGGTCATTTACGCTCTATTCTCG GTACTCTGACGGTGGAGCAGAtctaccaggacagagacagatttGCTGCTCTGGTGAGGGAGGTGGCAGCGCCTGACGTGGGCCGCATGGGCATCGAGATCCTCAGCTTCACCATCAAG GATGTTTATGATAAAGTGGAGTACCTGAGTTCCTTGGGCAAGAGTCAGACAGCTGCAGTACAGCGAGACGCAGACATCGGAGTGgccgaggcagagagagacgcaGGAATCAGG GAAGCAGAATGTAAGAAAGAGATGATGGACATCAAGTTCCAAGCAGATACCAAGATGGCCGACTCTAAGAGAGGGTTGGAGATGCAGAAGGCTGCTTTCAATCAAGAAGTCAACACAAAG AAAGCAGAGGCCCAGCTGGCCTACGAGCTGCAGGCTGCCAAGGAGCAGCAGAAGATCCGTCTGGAGGAGATCGAGATCGAGGTGGTTCAGAGGAAGAAGCAGATCACCAttgaggagaaggagattgaccgCACTGAGAAGGAGCTGATCGCCACAGTCAAGAGGCCGGCCGAGTCTGAGGCCTACAAGATGCAACAGCTGGCCGAGGGACAGAA GATGAAGAAGGTGCTGACGGCCCAAGCGGAGGCAGAGAAAATCCGTCGTATCGGAGAGGCAGAGGCCGGTTCCATAGAGGCTATAGGGAAGGCTGAGGCTGAAAAGATGAGGCTGAAGGCTGAGGCCTACCAGCATTATGGAGAGGCTGCCAAGACTGCTCTGGTCCTAGAGGCCCTGCCTAAG ATTGCTGGCAAGGTGGCGGCACCCCTGGCCCAGACTAATGAGATTGTCATCCTGAGCGGGGACGGTAGTCGTGTGACCGGCGAGGTTAACCGCCTATTGGCTGAGCTCCCCGTGTCCGTCAACGCTCTCACAGGGGTGGACCTGATGAAG ATCCCTTTTCTTCAGAAGATGACCAACCCTCAAGCATGA
- the LOC115135929 gene encoding flotillin-2a-like isoform X4, with translation MVKVMVDNELLGYACEQFLGKSVMEIKSVILQTLEGHLRSILGTLTVEQIYQDRDRFAALVREVAAPDVGRMGIEILSFTIKDVYDKVEYLSSLGKSQTAAVQRDADIGVAEAERDAGIREAECKKEMMDIKFQADTKMADSKRGLEMQKAAFNQEVNTKKAEAQLAYELQAAKEQQKIRLEEIEIEVVQRKKQITIEEKEIDRTEKELIATVKRPAESEAYKMQQLAEGQKMKKVLTAQAEAEKIRRIGEAEAGSIEAIGKAEAEKMRLKAEAYQHYGEAAKTALVLEALPKIAGKVAAPLAQTNEIVILSGDGSRVTGEVNRLLAELPVSVNALTGVDLMKIPFLQKMTNPQA, from the exons ATG GTGAAGGTGATGGTAGACAATGAGCTGCTGGGCTATGCCTGTGAACAGTTCCTGGGGAAATCTGTGATGGAGATAAAGAGTGTCATTCTGCAGACCCTGGAGGGTCATTTACGCTCTATTCTCG GTACTCTGACGGTGGAGCAGAtctaccaggacagagacagatttGCTGCTCTGGTGAGGGAGGTGGCAGCGCCTGACGTGGGCCGCATGGGCATCGAGATCCTCAGCTTCACCATCAAG GATGTTTATGATAAAGTGGAGTACCTGAGTTCCTTGGGCAAGAGTCAGACAGCTGCAGTACAGCGAGACGCAGACATCGGAGTGgccgaggcagagagagacgcaGGAATCAGG GAAGCAGAATGTAAGAAAGAGATGATGGACATCAAGTTCCAAGCAGATACCAAGATGGCCGACTCTAAGAGAGGGTTGGAGATGCAGAAGGCTGCTTTCAATCAAGAAGTCAACACAAAG AAAGCAGAGGCCCAGCTGGCCTACGAGCTGCAGGCTGCCAAGGAGCAGCAGAAGATCCGTCTGGAGGAGATCGAGATCGAGGTGGTTCAGAGGAAGAAGCAGATCACCAttgaggagaaggagattgaccgCACTGAGAAGGAGCTGATCGCCACAGTCAAGAGGCCGGCCGAGTCTGAGGCCTACAAGATGCAACAGCTGGCCGAGGGACAGAA GATGAAGAAGGTGCTGACGGCCCAAGCGGAGGCAGAGAAAATCCGTCGTATCGGAGAGGCAGAGGCCGGTTCCATAGAGGCTATAGGGAAGGCTGAGGCTGAAAAGATGAGGCTGAAGGCTGAGGCCTACCAGCATTATGGAGAGGCTGCCAAGACTGCTCTGGTCCTAGAGGCCCTGCCTAAG ATTGCTGGCAAGGTGGCGGCACCCCTGGCCCAGACTAATGAGATTGTCATCCTGAGCGGGGACGGTAGTCGTGTGACCGGCGAGGTTAACCGCCTATTGGCTGAGCTCCCCGTGTCCGTCAACGCTCTCACAGGGGTGGACCTGATGAAG ATCCCTTTTCTTCAGAAGATGACCAACCCTCAAGCATGA
- the LOC115135929 gene encoding flotillin-2a-like isoform X1: MGNCHTVGPNEALVVSGGCCGSDEKTYVVGGWSWAWWLISDIQKITLEIMTLQPKCEDVETAEGVAITVTGVAQFPSLSSGLDYNEPTVTDAEGALTMNFSNKVKVMVDNELLGYACEQFLGKSVMEIKSVILQTLEGHLRSILGTLTVEQIYQDRDRFAALVREVAAPDVGRMGIEILSFTIKDVYDKVEYLSSLGKSQTAAVQRDADIGVAEAERDAGIREAECKKEMMDIKFQADTKMADSKRGLEMQKAAFNQEVNTKKAEAQLAYELQAAKEQQKIRLEEIEIEVVQRKKQITIEEKEIDRTEKELIATVKRPAESEAYKMQQLAEGQKMKKVLTAQAEAEKIRRIGEAEAGSIEAIGKAEAEKMRLKAEAYQHYGEAAKTALVLEALPKIAGKVAAPLAQTNEIVILSGDGSRVTGEVNRLLAELPVSVNALTGVDLMKIPFLQKMTNPQA, encoded by the exons GTGGTTGCTGTGGCTCCGATGAGAAGACCTACGTGGTGGGAGGCTGGTCCTGGGCCTGGTGGCTCATCTCAGACATCCAGAA GATAACCCTTGAGATTATGACCCTGCAGCCCAAGTGTGAGGATGTAGAAACAGCGGAGGGTGTAGCTATTACTGTCACTGGGGTGGCACAG TTTCCTAGTCTGTCCAGTGGGCTTGACTACAATGAGCCCACTGTCACTGATGCAGAGGGAGCTTTAACGATGAACTTCTCTAACAAG GTGAAGGTGATGGTAGACAATGAGCTGCTGGGCTATGCCTGTGAACAGTTCCTGGGGAAATCTGTGATGGAGATAAAGAGTGTCATTCTGCAGACCCTGGAGGGTCATTTACGCTCTATTCTCG GTACTCTGACGGTGGAGCAGAtctaccaggacagagacagatttGCTGCTCTGGTGAGGGAGGTGGCAGCGCCTGACGTGGGCCGCATGGGCATCGAGATCCTCAGCTTCACCATCAAG GATGTTTATGATAAAGTGGAGTACCTGAGTTCCTTGGGCAAGAGTCAGACAGCTGCAGTACAGCGAGACGCAGACATCGGAGTGgccgaggcagagagagacgcaGGAATCAGG GAAGCAGAATGTAAGAAAGAGATGATGGACATCAAGTTCCAAGCAGATACCAAGATGGCCGACTCTAAGAGAGGGTTGGAGATGCAGAAGGCTGCTTTCAATCAAGAAGTCAACACAAAG AAAGCAGAGGCCCAGCTGGCCTACGAGCTGCAGGCTGCCAAGGAGCAGCAGAAGATCCGTCTGGAGGAGATCGAGATCGAGGTGGTTCAGAGGAAGAAGCAGATCACCAttgaggagaaggagattgaccgCACTGAGAAGGAGCTGATCGCCACAGTCAAGAGGCCGGCCGAGTCTGAGGCCTACAAGATGCAACAGCTGGCCGAGGGACAGAA GATGAAGAAGGTGCTGACGGCCCAAGCGGAGGCAGAGAAAATCCGTCGTATCGGAGAGGCAGAGGCCGGTTCCATAGAGGCTATAGGGAAGGCTGAGGCTGAAAAGATGAGGCTGAAGGCTGAGGCCTACCAGCATTATGGAGAGGCTGCCAAGACTGCTCTGGTCCTAGAGGCCCTGCCTAAG ATTGCTGGCAAGGTGGCGGCACCCCTGGCCCAGACTAATGAGATTGTCATCCTGAGCGGGGACGGTAGTCGTGTGACCGGCGAGGTTAACCGCCTATTGGCTGAGCTCCCCGTGTCCGTCAACGCTCTCACAGGGGTGGACCTGATGAAG ATCCCTTTTCTTCAGAAGATGACCAACCCTCAAGCATGA
- the LOC115135929 gene encoding flotillin-2a-like isoform X3, whose protein sequence is MNFSNKVKVMVDNELLGYACEQFLGKSVMEIKSVILQTLEGHLRSILGTLTVEQIYQDRDRFAALVREVAAPDVGRMGIEILSFTIKDVYDKVEYLSSLGKSQTAAVQRDADIGVAEAERDAGIREAECKKEMMDIKFQADTKMADSKRGLEMQKAAFNQEVNTKKAEAQLAYELQAAKEQQKIRLEEIEIEVVQRKKQITIEEKEIDRTEKELIATVKRPAESEAYKMQQLAEGQKMKKVLTAQAEAEKIRRIGEAEAGSIEAIGKAEAEKMRLKAEAYQHYGEAAKTALVLEALPKIAGKVAAPLAQTNEIVILSGDGSRVTGEVNRLLAELPVSVNALTGVDLMKIPFLQKMTNPQA, encoded by the exons ATGAACTTCTCTAACAAG GTGAAGGTGATGGTAGACAATGAGCTGCTGGGCTATGCCTGTGAACAGTTCCTGGGGAAATCTGTGATGGAGATAAAGAGTGTCATTCTGCAGACCCTGGAGGGTCATTTACGCTCTATTCTCG GTACTCTGACGGTGGAGCAGAtctaccaggacagagacagatttGCTGCTCTGGTGAGGGAGGTGGCAGCGCCTGACGTGGGCCGCATGGGCATCGAGATCCTCAGCTTCACCATCAAG GATGTTTATGATAAAGTGGAGTACCTGAGTTCCTTGGGCAAGAGTCAGACAGCTGCAGTACAGCGAGACGCAGACATCGGAGTGgccgaggcagagagagacgcaGGAATCAGG GAAGCAGAATGTAAGAAAGAGATGATGGACATCAAGTTCCAAGCAGATACCAAGATGGCCGACTCTAAGAGAGGGTTGGAGATGCAGAAGGCTGCTTTCAATCAAGAAGTCAACACAAAG AAAGCAGAGGCCCAGCTGGCCTACGAGCTGCAGGCTGCCAAGGAGCAGCAGAAGATCCGTCTGGAGGAGATCGAGATCGAGGTGGTTCAGAGGAAGAAGCAGATCACCAttgaggagaaggagattgaccgCACTGAGAAGGAGCTGATCGCCACAGTCAAGAGGCCGGCCGAGTCTGAGGCCTACAAGATGCAACAGCTGGCCGAGGGACAGAA GATGAAGAAGGTGCTGACGGCCCAAGCGGAGGCAGAGAAAATCCGTCGTATCGGAGAGGCAGAGGCCGGTTCCATAGAGGCTATAGGGAAGGCTGAGGCTGAAAAGATGAGGCTGAAGGCTGAGGCCTACCAGCATTATGGAGAGGCTGCCAAGACTGCTCTGGTCCTAGAGGCCCTGCCTAAG ATTGCTGGCAAGGTGGCGGCACCCCTGGCCCAGACTAATGAGATTGTCATCCTGAGCGGGGACGGTAGTCGTGTGACCGGCGAGGTTAACCGCCTATTGGCTGAGCTCCCCGTGTCCGTCAACGCTCTCACAGGGGTGGACCTGATGAAG ATCCCTTTTCTTCAGAAGATGACCAACCCTCAAGCATGA